The Camelina sativa cultivar DH55 chromosome 16, Cs, whole genome shotgun sequence sequence AGCACATTTAAAACACATGTTCCCATTCCCATTTGACGTGATTATTAAATGGCCACTAAATGAACAGCACCAAAGTTTAATTTAATACTAGTAGTATAGTACTAGTATTATTATCACCATTAATTTAATCCCAACTACTCGTAACTTATGGTGATTTTAATTTCTTCGAGATTGATCACTAAACCTGTCATCACATCTGTGATCTGTCCAATAGgaagaacaaacaaatcttGGAGACAAGTATAAAGAGACACACAAGAAGTCGGAAAGTCACAACactacaataataataaaccaaaccaaaaaatgtaCTAATAGAGTTCATCAACTTCTAATGGATTTAGTTCCTTCAATGTTTATGCTTGATTCAACCTACGAAGATGGATTACTATTTTCTGattctttccttctttcttcgtTTGTATCAAACCAAAACCATGATGTTTGCGATCCGATCACAAACAAAATTGGTGGAAGCAAGAAGAAACGAAGTTTGTGTGATACATATGGCTTGAGTGAAGCCaacaaaaatgatgatgatgatgatgttcgaGAAAGTAAGAAGATGAAGCATAGAGACATTGAAAGGCAAAGAAGACAAGAAGTTTCATCTCTTTTTAAAAGTCTAAGATCTCTTTTGCCTTTTCAATATATCCAGGTAACTCATCTaggatatattttatttgatatatatgcTTAAGAACTATTCTATAATTATCTGTATATAGTCCTTTAATTAAATGTTAATCAagaaagaatatttttatatgttcgAACACGAGTTATTAGTGTCTTTTGAATTGAAATGGAATATATGTGTGTACAAACTTAGTTTTTGTAAGACAAATGACCAGACCCATTCATATATGACAGGGTAAACGCTCGACATCAGATCACATCTTTCAGGCTGTGAAGTACATCAAAGACTtgcaaaacaagaacaaagaactCAACGAAAAGAGAAACCGGATTAAGAAATCCATATCGGGCACAAATACGACTGTTCCATCTACAGAGGAATGCACCAGTAGTTTATCATcgtcaacaacatcaacatTTTCATTAGGCTGCTCATGTGTAGGAGACAAACACTTTACAGTTATGGTCACACCTTGTTTGGTTGGTGTTGAGATCATCATAAGTTGTTGCCTCGGACGAAACAAGTCTTGTCTCTCGAGTGTTCTTCAAATATTGGCTCAAGAACAAAGGCTCGGTATAGTTAGTTGCCTTTCAACTAGACTGCAACAGAGATTCATGCACACCATTGTTTCTCAGGTAAAATCTATTACTACAATTagagaaaaaagtatatatatatatatatatacatgcaatAATGTTAATAGTTACGTTGGTTTATCATATATAGTTTCTAATAATGTCTATATTTAAACCCaacatttgtaaaaaatatgatgaacatacttttatgaaattattattcgatcaatcattaaaattaatattattaacttaaatacaacaataaataaaatattattcacTTTTGTACAACAATTAGTAGGGTTTGACCATTTCTTGGCTTGATTTTCTAACAAACAAATTGctatttgtttccttaatatatatgcaacaagaaaaaaaaaacaagttccTATTATATACTTAtctcttataattt is a genomic window containing:
- the LOC104752960 gene encoding transcription factor bHLH125-like translates to MDLVPSMFMLDSTYEDGLLFSDSFLLSSFVSNQNHDVCDPITNKIGGSKKKRSLCDTYGLSEANKNDDDDDVRESKKMKHRDIERQRRQEVSSLFKSLRSLLPFQYIQGKRSTSDHIFQAVKYIKDLQNKNKELNEKRNRIKKSISGTNTTVPSTEECTSSLSSSTTSTFSLGCSCVGDKHFTVMVTPCLVGVEIIISCCLGRNKSCLSSVLQILAQEQRLGIVSCLSTRLQQRFMHTIVSQVEDSKQINTLELRDKIVNMM